One Sphingopyxis macrogoltabida genomic region harbors:
- a CDS encoding sarcosine oxidase subunit gamma — MAEPDTIVMLRRAAPDTADIDRPGLSFRREPELGIAKLHLWGSKADARFREFVGIAAPRVGTAIEHQGLSFAWLAPAEWLVTGPEAAVAAWVAGTMAAGADDLLAIDYSHARAAFTVAGTNVRAALAAHCPLDLWPDAFPVGAVARSLFGDTGLFIARLADAEGAPRFRIIVDQTMAAYAARLFARA, encoded by the coding sequence ATGGCTGAGCCCGATACCATCGTCATGCTGCGCCGCGCGGCACCCGATACGGCCGACATCGACCGGCCCGGCCTGTCTTTCCGCCGCGAACCGGAACTCGGCATCGCCAAGCTCCACCTGTGGGGCAGCAAGGCCGATGCCCGCTTTCGCGAGTTCGTTGGCATCGCGGCGCCGCGCGTCGGCACGGCTATTGAACATCAGGGGCTGAGCTTCGCCTGGCTGGCGCCCGCCGAATGGCTGGTCACCGGCCCCGAGGCCGCGGTCGCGGCATGGGTTGCGGGCACCATGGCGGCTGGCGCCGACGACCTGCTGGCGATCGATTACAGCCACGCCCGCGCCGCCTTCACCGTCGCGGGTACCAACGTCCGCGCGGCGCTCGCGGCGCATTGCCCGCTCGACCTGTGGCCCGACGCCTTTCCGGTCGGCGCGGTCGCGCGGTCGCTGTTTGGCGACACCGGGCTGTTCATCGCCCGCCTCGCCGATGCGGAGGGCGCCCCCCGTTTCCGGATCATCGTCGATCAGACGATGGCCGCCTATGCCGCGCGCCTCTTCGCGCGCGCCTAA
- a CDS encoding DUF1801 domain-containing protein, whose product MGKTEIKTKATEISVADFISAVPDARRREEAAVIDAMHRRVTGLAPKMWGPSIIGYGSYDYVYDSGHSGKMCRAGFSPRKAAMTLYLMGHYCDRQPEADALLAELGKYKNGKSCLYVNKLADVDLDVLEKLVVLSWDVMNERYPA is encoded by the coding sequence ATGGGCAAGACCGAGATAAAGACCAAGGCCACCGAAATCAGCGTCGCCGACTTCATCTCCGCCGTTCCCGACGCGCGGCGGCGCGAGGAAGCGGCAGTGATCGACGCGATGCACCGCCGCGTCACCGGCCTCGCGCCCAAGATGTGGGGGCCGTCGATCATCGGCTATGGCAGCTATGACTATGTCTATGACAGCGGCCATTCGGGCAAGATGTGCCGCGCCGGATTCAGCCCGCGCAAGGCGGCGATGACGCTCTATCTGATGGGGCACTATTGCGACCGTCAGCCCGAGGCCGACGCGCTGCTGGCAGAGCTCGGCAAATATAAAAACGGCAAGTCGTGCCTCTATGTGAACAAGCTTGCCGACGTCGATCTGGACGTGCTCGAAAAGCTCGTCGTGCTGAGCTGGGACGTGATGAACGAGCGCTACCCGGCGTAG
- the purU gene encoding formyltetrahydrofolate deformylase — protein sequence MTHNFVLRFRSPDRPGIMAAVTPLVAAQGCDIRAAEVYGDPETGHFFCRMELTSPVDHATLSAKIAGAKDYMLDWDLKDLAHKQRVLIAVSKFGHCLVDLIHKQEIGQLPIEIVGVVSNHDAMRKTVEWHGLPYHHLPMSDGKDAQEARFLSIIEESGAELTVLARYMQILSDEFSARLDGRCINIHHSFLPSFKGAKPYHQAHTRGVKIIGATAHFVTADLDEGPIIEQDVRRVSHAVVADEMVAIGREIEASVLSRAVRWHAEHRIFQNGNKTVVL from the coding sequence GTGACCCATAATTTCGTCCTGCGCTTCCGCTCGCCCGATCGTCCGGGAATCATGGCGGCGGTGACCCCGCTCGTCGCCGCGCAAGGCTGCGATATTCGTGCCGCCGAAGTCTATGGCGATCCCGAAACCGGCCATTTCTTCTGCCGGATGGAACTGACCAGCCCGGTCGATCACGCAACGCTATCCGCCAAGATCGCGGGCGCGAAAGACTATATGCTCGATTGGGATCTCAAGGACCTCGCCCACAAGCAGCGCGTGCTGATCGCGGTCTCCAAATTCGGCCACTGCCTCGTCGACCTGATCCACAAACAGGAAATCGGCCAGCTTCCGATCGAGATCGTCGGCGTCGTCTCCAACCACGATGCGATGCGCAAGACAGTCGAGTGGCATGGCCTGCCCTATCATCACCTGCCGATGAGCGACGGCAAGGACGCGCAGGAGGCGCGCTTCCTGTCGATCATCGAGGAAAGCGGCGCCGAGCTGACCGTGCTCGCACGTTATATGCAGATACTGTCGGACGAATTTTCGGCGCGGCTCGACGGCCGCTGCATCAACATCCATCACAGCTTCCTGCCGAGCTTCAAGGGCGCCAAGCCCTATCATCAGGCGCACACCCGCGGGGTGAAGATCATCGGCGCAACGGCGCATTTCGTGACCGCCGACCTCGACGAAGGCCCAATCATCGAACAGGATGTCCGCCGCGTCAGCCACGCCGTCGTCGCCGACGAGATGGTCGCGATCGGGCGCGAGATCGAAGCCTCGGTGCTCAGCCGCGCCGTCCGTTGGCACGCCGAGCACCGCATCTTCCAGAACGGCAACAAGACGGTCGTGCTCTGA